CCCATTAATAAATTCAATTATACAATTAATTCAAACAGTAAATTAAAGCAACATATAAAATATCCCATTGCTGTATACAATATATTAATATTTACAATTAATAGTATATCACACTTTCACTCAGTGAAGTGTGATAATATTCATAATATTCAAGCTCATTTCTGAAGAAAATCACATTTTAAGAACATTGTGATGTAAGTGTCATAAGAAAAATCTGTCTTTAAGTCCACAATAAATATATTTTTTAAGACTGTTCGCAATACGCCAAGAAATTCTAATGTTTTCAAATTTTAATACCCTAAAACTTTCAAACTCGCTTCTAACGGCGCTCAAACATGAAAGTTTCTTAACGGGTATTGAAATTTGAAAACAAAGAATTTCTAAGGCTAGCTCAATAGTCTAAAAAAATATATTTATTGTTACCTTAAAGACAGATTTTTCGGTTCATGCATAAGCTATCAAAGGAGGGAGACAGCTAACTATAAGGATGATTTTCCTCCGCTATGCTACAGAAAATCTTTAATTAAATAAAAAATATATAAATACAATAATTTGATAATAAAAACTATAATTACACTATTAATCGAATAATTATAGCTTTTTCTTTTAAGCCTTTACAATTTTTTATTGGCGGCAGCCAGTCTAAATATTAAAGCTAAGACTTATACAAGCCAGTGCCTTATAGCAAAATATATTAAATTTTATTCAATATTTTATTTTAATAATTAGTGGTTCATTAGTTTTTAATCAAAGTAACTAATTATATCTCCCAATTAGTCAAAGTATTATTAATAACTGGAATTTAAGTCCTAAACGAAAGGCTACGCCTAAAAAGATTATGGGAGCATTTTTATTTGTTTTATAAATTAAAGATTTTCCGTAACGTAGTGGAGGAAAATCATCCTTTAGTAGGCTTCTCCTCTGAAACCACATACATATTAAGCTAAAAATCTGATTTTAATGTAGTAATAAATGTGGAATTGGGGACTATTGAACTAGCCTTAGAACTTCTTATGTCTCACAGTTAAAGACCCGTTAAGAAGCTTTCATGTTTGAACGAGGAACGAGTGAGTTTGAAAGCTTTAGGGTCTTTAACTGTGAGACATTTAGAAGTTCTTGGCGTATTGTGAACAGTCCCAAATTACACATTTATTACGGAATTAAAATCAGATTTTTCTTCAATATATTATGTCACAATTTATGCTATATAAAACTATTTTTATAAATTTTATATACGTCTTCTCTCTTAACTTCATAAGGGTGATTTTTAAGCTTAGCTTTATTGCTTATCATGCTGTCTGTATAATTATTTATTTCCTCATCACCTATAGAAATTTCACAATATAAAAGAGTTCTTAAATAATCTCCAAATTCATTTAAATCTCTCATGCCCATTAAATTAAGTATAATGTCAACTTTTTCTTTATCTTCACAGAAACCTAAGTACTCTTTAAGTAAAAGTCCATTAGCCCTGCCATGAGGTATATTGTGGAAATATGTAAGTGCATATCCCATACCATGAGGAAGAGATGTACCAGATTGAGCTATAACCATTCCCCCTAAAGTAGACATTAACATAAGTTTTTCTCTTATTTCATAAGAAAACTCTTTTTTGTATAATGCATCTTTGCAAGCTTTAAATAATGTAAGCCCCTGCTTTGCTAAAGCATCACTTATTATATTGGCATTGGCAGATAAATACCCTTCTATTATGTGAGATAAAGCATCTATTCCAGTATTTATAGTAATGTTATCTGGTGTTTCCATGAGATACTTAGCATCTAAAAGGGCAATTTTAGGGAATACCCTATGAGAAAAACCTTTCTTAGTCTTCTCCTTATGATTTGTAAAAATAGCATATTGAGTAACTTCTGAACCTGTACCCGCAGTGGTTGGTATGGCTATTACAGGAATGGATTCCATTGGTGTTTTTGAGTATAAATCTTCCTTTTTAGCTTGTGGATTGTTTATTAAAACGCCAATACCCTTAGCTGAATCTAATGGAGAACCCCCTCCTATACCTATTATAAAATCTACATTTTCCTCTTTTCCTATTTTGGCTCCTTCCTCAGCTAATTCCATAGGTGGATTTTCTTCTATCTTATCAAAAATAAAGTATTCTATATTTTCTTCTTTTAAAACCTTAGTTAAGTCATCTAAAGAACCATTTTTCTTTGCAGAATTTTTTCCTGTAACAATAAGAGCTTTTTCACCAAATCCCTTAAATATATCCTTCTTTTTTTCTACTATATTTTCTCCATAAAAAATCTTTGTAGGCATGAAATAATTAAAATCCTTCATAATTTTAACCCCCTTCGTAATAATTAATTTAATCTGTATGAAAATTATAACATTTGCAAATCTCTACTACCACATATTTTCATTTTAAATTAAAAGTAAATTCCACCTCAATTGAGCATCGTAATCAACAATTTTTAATTTTAATAAACAGGTATAAAATAATTATTTTTGTTAAAAATAGTATTGAAATAACTTGGGAGGTGGAATATTTGGATTACTCTAGAGCAAAACAAATTATAAATGCCAAAAACAATATACCTGTATATTATAAAAATACCCCTATATGGATAGAGGAATTAGATAAAGATAAAGGTACAGCAGAAGTTAAGAACTTAAATACAGATAATTACATGGTAGTTCCTGTAAAAACTCTAAATGAATTAAATTTAAAGTAATTTGTCCTTCCAGAGATGTAGGGTTAATTTTCTCTATATTTCTATAATATTAATATATAACATTTTATAAATAAAAAAGGTATTGAAATCTTAAATTCTCAATACCCTTTTTATTTATTAATATAAACTATCTAAATTCATCCTAATTTATTCTAGACTAATTTTTCTTTTAACACAAATATTTTGTAAATCTTCAAAACATAAACTTCGTAAATCCTCTACTTGCACATCCGCTAAACTCAAATCTTGATTTCCAGAATTTTTATTTATAAAACCTACACAATTTATATTTGCCCTTTTAGCAGCTATAACCCCTTTATTTGAATCCTCTATAATAACAGCTTCCTCTGGTTTTACCTTAAAATAATCTAACGCTACTAGGAATATTTGTGGGTCTGGTTTACTCTTAGTAAAATTTTCTCCACTTAATACCAAATCAAAGTATTCTTTAATTTGAAGTTTATCTAAAATTAAATTTATAAAACTCATTGGTGAAGACGATGCTAATGCCGTTTTTATTCCATTTTCCTTTAACTCTTTTAATAACTCCACTACTCCTTTTATAGGTTCCGCTCCATTTTCATTATAATATTTCACATTTTGCAGTAATTGTTGTTTGGTTAAATCCTCCACTGTATCTTTTAAATTATATTTTTCTTTTAAATCACTCCAAATATCCTTATTGCTTTTTCCGATTAAGTCCATGCATTCTTCATCAGTTAAATTTATTCCATATTTCTTGTATGTAGCTAAAGATATTTTATGATGTACAGGTTCACTATCTATTATAACGCCATCCATATCCCATATAACTAATTTAATCAAAAATATACCCCCTTATTTAGCTATTCTTCTCGAGTACATTAATATATTCTTCAACTCTCCCAGTTATAAAATTATTATTTATATTTCATTTATTCATCTAATGTAGAACTTAAAAATTATGTGCGAAAGTTGAGTATATTATTTTAATCCCATGTTTATTAATGATTATAATACATCTATACTCATTATACCATAATTTTACCCAACAAAAAAGCCGGCCTAAAGGCCAGCTCTTTTATTAAAAAATTGAGGAAGATTATTGGGATGTGTTCTTATATATTAATTTTGGGGATTACTATTATTTAAAATATCTGTTCAATAAACCTTTGAATGCACAACCGTGACGAGCTTCATCTTTGCACATTTCATGAACTGTATCATGTATTGCATCATAATTTAACTTTTTAGCAAGTGTTGCTAAGTCTTTCTTACCTTGACATGCTCCATGCTCTGCATCTACTCTCATTTGTAAGTTTTCCTTAGTACTATTTGTTACAACTTCTCCAAGTAATTCAGCAAATTTAGCAGCATGTTCAGCTTCTTCAAAAGCTATTCTCTTATATGCTTCTGCTACTTCTGGGAAACCCTCTCTATCAGCTTGTCTACTCATTGCAAGGTACATACCAACTTCTGTACATTCTCCAGTAAAGTTTGCTCTCAATCCTTCTATCACTTCTGGATCTACATCTTTAGCTACTCCTATTACATGTTCATCTGCCCAAGACATTTCATCCTTTTTCTCTACAAATTTATCTTTTGCTGCTCCACATATAGGGCATTTTTCTGGGGCTTCTTCTCCTTCATAAACATATCCACATACTGTACAAACAAATTTTTTCATAACTAAATTCCTCCTATCAAATTCCATTTATATTTAATATTTATTTGGTTTTAATTTTTTCTTTGTTTATTACCAACCTTATGACCTTATTATATAATCTTTAATATTGTTTGTCAACTACTTTTTAATATTTATTAATAATAATTATTATTTATTTTAAATACTTATTTTTACTATTTATTATTTTTATCTTCTTCAGCTATATATCTATTCTAGTTGCCATTTCATTTATATTATCACATCTCATATCCTTAGATAACATTGATAATTTTATAATCTTTTTATCACTAAAAATAGTTTCTATTTCTTCTAAATACTTTAATTCCATATTTTTTTTATTAAGCCAAAACTCTTCCTTTATATTTGTCGGAAGCAGCCTATTCACTATAAGAGTATCCACAGTTATGCCATATTTTTTCAATATATTTACTGCTTTCTTAGTTTCCTCTATAGGAAGTCTCTCTGCATTTAGTACATATATAAAGTTTAATTTATTACCCTCTAATAATATATCCTTAGCCCTATCTATACTTTCCTTTCTCCTATTTAATACATTTAATATAGGATCACTGCTAAAACTTTTTTTATTTATCTTTCCATTACTTTCAGCCATGCTGGAAAGTTTTAATATCTTTTCTCTTTTGCCAATTAATAACTTTATCCAATCACCTAATAACTCTGGAAGTGATAAAAGCCTAATAGTATGACCTGTAGGTGCTGTATCAAATACTATATAATCATACTCCTTTGATTTTTCATTTATTATATTTATCATTTTATCAAATATAGCTGATTCCTGAGTGCCCGGTGAAATATATGCAGCATCTAATTGGCTATTTATTTCCTTTAATATAACAGGACTTACTATATTCTTAAGATTCACCTTTATACTATTTATGTATTTTTCACTTTCATAATCCCCATCTATTTCTAAAGCATCTAAATTGTCCTGCAAATTTACAATTTCTTTTCCTATACTCTTTCCAAATATATCTGAAATAGAATGTGCTGGATCTGTAGATACCAATAAGGTCCTTTTTCCTTGAGTAGCTAAGCGCAATGCATAAGCTGAAGAGCAAGTGGTTTTACCTACCCCTCCCTTTCCTGCGAAAAAAAATAATTTATCCATTATAACACCTACCTTAATTACTAAATTAATTAATACTTAACTGAACTTTCTCATATAAAATTCAATCTATTCATTATTTTTAATTTAAAATTTAAAATAAAAATTGAAATTACTGGAAAATTTCTTAAGTTTATATTTAAAAACTCCTAAAGAAGTTTTATCCTTTAATTTTCAATTAACTTAGGCACATTCAAATAAATAATAAGTCAGTATGCTAGTCTATTTTGCATCATACTGCGTCATCAGAACCCACCGATACTCCTACTAGCGGCGGAACCTATTTCCTTGTCTAACACAAAATATACCAGCATCTTTGACTTGTTATTTATTTTCATGTACCTTATACATGTTCACTAAGCATCTAAATCATAATTTCCCCACTTTTCTGCCCATATACTTTTTCTATCATTCATTCTTCTCTGCCAATTTTCCATATCTTCTGCAATATAGGGAAGAAGTTCTAATGTATAATAATTTATAGAAAGAGGCACTCCTAAAAGATCACTAAAACACAATAATATGAAATTATCCATCTCTTCACTAGCTTCTTTTTGAAGTATAGCCCTAGACTTTCTATTAAAATCTGTGGCACCTTGAAAAAACAACTTTAAATTTTGCATAAACTCTTTTAATTTTTCTTCTTTCATTATAACTACCTCCATTCTATAAATTATATTTTTGAATACTATACTCAACTTTCGCACATAAAGTTCAAGCTCTACATTAGATTAATAAGGGTTTTTAATTCAAAATTTAGAATGTAAAATAAGCTATATAAAAAATTTTTATATATGAATAAATGAGGCTGTCGCATTAAAGAATTCACATACAATATATTGTTTTGCAAGTTTAAATTTAGCACAATATATAGTAGGATTTATTCTTAGTGCGACAGCTCCACTTAAGTTAGGCACATTCAAATAAATAACAAGTCAGTATGCTAGTCTATTTTGCATCATACTACGTCAGCAGAACCCGCCAATAGTACTACCAAAGGCGGAACCTGTTTCCTTGTCTGGTACAAAATATACCAGCATCTTTAACTTGTTATTTCTTTTCATGTACCTTAAGCTTTAAAAATTATTATTACCCTTTAAAATTTTCCTCTACAGAAGCATTCTTATTATTTAAGGATTTTATAGCCTCTACTATTAATACTATAGATAAAATAGTTAATAGTACTGAGAATATTAATAAAACACCATACTTACTAAATTGACCCGCTACTACCAATTTTAAATTATCTTTTATCATTAACCCCAATGCAGCTAAAGTTACCGCAAACATAAATATCATTGGTATAGTAGCCATTTTGTGCTCCTTGCCGCATTTCTTTAACCATACTGCTAGTGATAATAAGGCAAGTGCTGCCAATAATTGATTTGCTGAACCAAATAGTGGCCATATTGCTTCCCAGCCCTTAAATGTCAATACACCACCAAGTACCACAGTTACTGCAGTAGAAACAAATCTATTAGTTAAAGGATTAGCTTTTCCATCAGAAGTTTTATAAGACTCGAAGAATTCTTGGAATATAAATCTTCCAAGTCTTGTAGCTGTATCTAAACTAGTTAATGCAAAAGCTGAAATTGCAAGAGCAGTAAAGCTTTTTCCTGCCTTAAGTGGTATTCCAAAACTAGACATGAAAGTTCCGAGGCCTGTGGAGAATACATTTACAGGACCACCATCTTTAAGAAGCACTGAAAGCTCTCCCTTAGAGATATATGCTGCTGTTATAATTGCAACTACTGCTAAAACTCCTTCAATAAGCATGGACCCATAACCTATAAGTTTTACATCATGTTCATTATCCAGTTGTTTAGAAGATGTTCCTGAGCCAACCAAAGAGTGAAATCCTGATATAGCACCACAGGCAACTGTTACAAATAGCATAGGGAATAAATATTGCCCCCCAACATTAAAAGATGTTACAGGTGCTAATTTAATATCTGGATGCATTATTACTATTCCAATAAATCCGCCAATCATCATGGCATATAGTAAAAATGAGTTTAAGTAATCTCTAGGTTGTAATAATATCCATACTGGTGTTACAGATGCAATAAATATATAAATTAATAGTATTATAAGCCATGTAGACTTTGATAGGCTAAGAGGAAATTTCATTCCAAGCCATATACATGCAAATAACAAGATAACTCCTATTACAGTACTTACTCCAAGCCCAAATCCTCTTCTATAAACACACACTCCAAATACAATTGCTAAAACCATAAATAATAAAGAAGAACTTGCTGCTGATGGAACTGATACAAATGTATTTGCACATATATTAGTAAATGCTGCTACTACCAACAATAGTGTAAGCCACGCAAAAATAGCAAACAACCTTTTACCTCTTTTTCCCATAGTATGTTCTATAACTTCACCTACAGATTTACCTTCATATCTTACAGAAGTAAACAATGAACCCATATCATGAACGCCACCAAAAAATATACTACCAATAACTATCCATAAAAACACAGGTACCCAGCCAAATATAGATGCAGCAATAGGTCCTACTATAGGTCCTGCACCTGCTATAGATGCAAAATGATGACCTAACAATATCGGAGCCTTAGCTGGCACATAGTCAACACCATCATTTCTTGTGTGAGCTGGTGTAGGTCTATTAGAATCCACTCCCCACTTCTTTAAGAGCCATCCACCATAAGACTTATAAGCTAGTAAAAATATTATTATTGCACTTACAATTAAAACAATAGAATTCATTAAATAAGCCCCCTCTTCTATTTAATTTTTAAATACAAAATAAAACTTCTTTCTATCCTCCTCCCCATATTTATTAGTGTATATATCCCAAGTTTCAGGATTAACAAAAATAAGTTTAGTATTGACCCATCCTTTTATACCCCAAAAGAAACTTTTGTAATATCTAAACTTTTGTATAGCTTTTATGGTTTCTTTATCTAATATAATATTTCCACACAATATAAAAGTTATAGTGCTACTCATATGTTCTTCATGTACCTTAACTATATCTTCTATGTTTTTCTGAATAAAATCTCTTATTTTGAGTAAATCTTCCTTATTTAAATTTTCTACATTTTTATAAAAAATATATTCATTATTTTCAAAAGCATAAATTTCACTTTTTTTCATCAATATATATTTGGAGGTCCTATTATTGAATTTAGCCAACATTTCGAATTTTCTGTCATTTAATATTATATTAAAACTTACATCATAATATGTTTTAAGCCTTTCACTTAGCTTCCTCATATATTCTACATTATTCATTTTAATACACCCCATTATGTATACATCTATATAATTATTATACCACTATTACATTTTA
The DNA window shown above is from Haloimpatiens massiliensis and carries:
- a CDS encoding iron-containing alcohol dehydrogenase family protein; translation: MKDFNYFMPTKIFYGENIVEKKKDIFKGFGEKALIVTGKNSAKKNGSLDDLTKVLKEENIEYFIFDKIEENPPMELAEEGAKIGKEENVDFIIGIGGGSPLDSAKGIGVLINNPQAKKEDLYSKTPMESIPVIAIPTTAGTGSEVTQYAIFTNHKEKTKKGFSHRVFPKIALLDAKYLMETPDNITINTGIDALSHIIEGYLSANANIISDALAKQGLTLFKACKDALYKKEFSYEIREKLMLMSTLGGMVIAQSGTSLPHGMGYALTYFHNIPHGRANGLLLKEYLGFCEDKEKVDIILNLMGMRDLNEFGDYLRTLLYCEISIGDEEINNYTDSMISNKAKLKNHPYEVKREDVYKIYKNSFI
- a CDS encoding H-type small acid-soluble spore protein — protein: MDYSRAKQIINAKNNIPVYYKNTPIWIEELDKDKGTAEVKNLNTDNYMVVPVKTLNELNLK
- a CDS encoding HAD family hydrolase, with product MIKLVIWDMDGVIIDSEPVHHKISLATYKKYGINLTDEECMDLIGKSNKDIWSDLKEKYNLKDTVEDLTKQQLLQNVKYYNENGAEPIKGVVELLKELKENGIKTALASSSPMSFINLILDKLQIKEYFDLVLSGENFTKSKPDPQIFLVALDYFKVKPEEAVIIEDSNKGVIAAKRANINCVGFINKNSGNQDLSLADVQVEDLRSLCFEDLQNICVKRKISLE
- a CDS encoding NADH peroxidase, which produces MKKFVCTVCGYVYEGEEAPEKCPICGAAKDKFVEKKDEMSWADEHVIGVAKDVDPEVIEGLRANFTGECTEVGMYLAMSRQADREGFPEVAEAYKRIAFEEAEHAAKFAELLGEVVTNSTKENLQMRVDAEHGACQGKKDLATLAKKLNYDAIHDTVHEMCKDEARHGCAFKGLLNRYFK
- a CDS encoding ArsA family ATPase, which gives rise to MDKLFFFAGKGGVGKTTCSSAYALRLATQGKRTLLVSTDPAHSISDIFGKSIGKEIVNLQDNLDALEIDGDYESEKYINSIKVNLKNIVSPVILKEINSQLDAAYISPGTQESAIFDKMINIINEKSKEYDYIVFDTAPTGHTIRLLSLPELLGDWIKLLIGKREKILKLSSMAESNGKINKKSFSSDPILNVLNRRKESIDRAKDILLEGNKLNFIYVLNAERLPIEETKKAVNILKKYGITVDTLIVNRLLPTNIKEEFWLNKKNMELKYLEEIETIFSDKKIIKLSMLSKDMRCDNINEMATRIDI
- a CDS encoding carbon starvation CstA family protein — protein: MNSIVLIVSAIIIFLLAYKSYGGWLLKKWGVDSNRPTPAHTRNDGVDYVPAKAPILLGHHFASIAGAGPIVGPIAASIFGWVPVFLWIVIGSIFFGGVHDMGSLFTSVRYEGKSVGEVIEHTMGKRGKRLFAIFAWLTLLLVVAAFTNICANTFVSVPSAASSSLLFMVLAIVFGVCVYRRGFGLGVSTVIGVILLFACIWLGMKFPLSLSKSTWLIILLIYIFIASVTPVWILLQPRDYLNSFLLYAMMIGGFIGIVIMHPDIKLAPVTSFNVGGQYLFPMLFVTVACGAISGFHSLVGSGTSSKQLDNEHDVKLIGYGSMLIEGVLAVVAIITAAYISKGELSVLLKDGGPVNVFSTGLGTFMSSFGIPLKAGKSFTALAISAFALTSLDTATRLGRFIFQEFFESYKTSDGKANPLTNRFVSTAVTVVLGGVLTFKGWEAIWPLFGSANQLLAALALLSLAVWLKKCGKEHKMATIPMIFMFAVTLAALGLMIKDNLKLVVAGQFSKYGVLLIFSVLLTILSIVLIVEAIKSLNNKNASVEENFKG